Proteins encoded by one window of candidate division TA06 bacterium:
- a CDS encoding sigma-54-dependent Fis family transcriptional regulator: MSFTVLAIREDKYKESVENILNGDQYDTIWAKNEDEVIEHAASGVGGLILFDADMPYVERENLLERLRKVNGHLKVVGLTKDPTLTDALETLRMGADDYIHIPSELRRLRKIADSAYKKWVKSRDQKTPYDGHKKRYAFDAVIGESDGIKEVLHIARKVVETGASPVLIRGETGTGKELIARAIHYNSSKADQPFVEINCTAIPETLLEAELFGHERGAFTDAKRQKKGLFELADGGMLFLDEIGKMSVNLQIKLLKAIEDKRFRRLGGTSDIKVKVNIMAATNINLEEALSEGTFREDLYFRLNMVCIEVPPLRKRGRDAIILARHFITRFNEEYGKNVTAMSPDAEECLLNYSWPGNVRELKNVVERSVLLGSGDLITLESLPPALRSGKRIRENMGAGNIIVPIPPGGISLADAEKILVKSILKITGWNKSKAARILKISRPRLARKIQKYEIVKE; this comes from the coding sequence TTGTCTTTCACAGTTTTGGCCATACGCGAGGACAAGTACAAAGAGTCTGTAGAAAATATTCTGAACGGTGATCAGTACGATACAATCTGGGCAAAAAATGAGGATGAAGTGATCGAGCATGCTGCATCCGGAGTGGGTGGACTGATTCTTTTCGATGCAGACATGCCATACGTGGAGAGAGAGAATCTTCTGGAGAGACTTAGGAAGGTGAATGGCCATCTGAAGGTGGTGGGACTTACAAAGGATCCCACTCTTACAGATGCGCTGGAAACCCTGCGGATGGGGGCCGATGACTACATTCACATTCCTTCGGAACTGAGAAGACTGAGGAAAATTGCGGATAGCGCCTACAAGAAGTGGGTGAAGTCGCGCGACCAGAAGACTCCCTATGACGGGCACAAGAAAAGGTACGCGTTCGATGCCGTGATAGGTGAAAGTGACGGGATAAAAGAGGTTCTCCATATTGCCAGAAAGGTTGTGGAAACTGGTGCGAGCCCGGTGCTGATCCGTGGTGAGACAGGAACCGGCAAGGAACTGATTGCTCGTGCAATACATTACAACAGCTCAAAAGCTGACCAGCCGTTTGTTGAGATTAATTGCACGGCCATTCCTGAGACCCTTTTGGAGGCGGAGCTCTTTGGCCACGAAAGGGGAGCCTTCACTGACGCCAAGAGGCAGAAGAAGGGCCTCTTTGAGCTGGCCGATGGGGGAATGCTCTTTCTGGACGAGATTGGGAAGATGTCCGTCAATCTCCAGATCAAACTTCTCAAGGCAATTGAGGACAAGCGCTTCAGAAGGCTTGGTGGCACCAGTGACATAAAGGTCAAGGTGAACATCATGGCCGCGACCAACATCAACCTGGAGGAAGCGCTTAGCGAAGGTACTTTCAGAGAGGATTTGTACTTCAGACTGAACATGGTGTGTATAGAGGTACCGCCTCTGAGGAAGAGAGGGCGTGATGCGATTATCCTGGCGCGCCATTTTATCACCAGGTTCAACGAGGAATATGGGAAGAATGTTACTGCCATGTCGCCAGACGCTGAGGAGTGCTTGTTGAACTACTCCTGGCCTGGTAATGTACGGGAACTGAAGAATGTGGTGGAGAGGTCTGTTCTTCTTGGTTCAGGCGACCTGATAACCCTGGAGTCGCTTCCACCCGCGTTGAGATCTGGAAAGAGGATTCGCGAAAACATGGGCGCCGGGAACATTATCGTGCCCATTCCTCCAGGAGGCATCTCTCTAGCTGATGCCGAGAAGATCCTGGTGAAATCAATATTGAAAATCACAGGATGGAACAAATCGAAAGCCGCCAGGATACTGAAGATCTCCAGGCCCAGATTGGCACGAAAGATACAGAAGTACGAGATCGTTAAGGAGTAG